In Helicobacter mastomyrinus, a single genomic region encodes these proteins:
- the ileS gene encoding isoleucine--tRNA ligase: MNYKDTLILPDTSFPMRGNLPQNEPQTYAKWRDERLYNRLKTRSLPNAKSFCLHDGPPYANGHLHIGHALNKTLKDIIIKYRYFKGENIRYTPGWDCHGLPIEQQVEQKIGKAKKDSLEKTKLRALCREHAQKFITIQSSEFQSLGILGDFENPYKTMDFAFEAQIYRALIALVKEGLLAERFKPIYWSWACESALADAEVEYQDKQSDSIFVAFDLNDKALKKLGIPQGKPIIWTTTPWTLPANVALAFNPTESYVLTDDGYIVEANLHSALVKQLGISAGITHTFEAKKLEGLEAINPLNKRISLIILGEHVGVSDGTGIVHTAPGHGEDDYYVGLKYNLQVIMPVDDKGNFSPLVESMGLVPEAFVSEFVGKHIFDTHESIFKILGKALLKRDIITHSYPHCWRSHKPVIYRATTQWFILLDKPFFAGKTLKEVALSELEKVRFYPANGKNRIYSMIENRPDWCISRQRDWGVPIAFLIDKDTNTPLLDDAVLEHIANIFEKAGCDAWWSYEVEKLLPPSHQHLSKKLTKSKHILDVWFDSGSTWSAVLDNEYRIKGNNYDAGAYPADMYLEGSDQHRGWFQSSLLLSCAIAKKAPYKEVVTHGFTFDRNGEKMSKSKGNVIAPNEIIKTQGSEILRLWVALSHYQSDQNISDEILKQVGEQYRKIRNTIRFLLANAAINPQDMVSKDELGQIDRWILSECDRVFDEAYHYFDEYEFAKALGVVMNFLTNELSGIYLDLCKDILYCDSADSIRRRAIQSAMVMILRSLLHFIAPILTYTADEAFNHASHAVKGAHKDVFDMLRTPCKAHYNTQVDVDFAYLLRVREKFGEVLDSLKKQKILKSSLEVLLQTPSDIALLDKWLIISGAKSKVSGGEALARFEIEGQEFVLYRAQKDKCERCWQFVVSDSSPLCERCAAVVENMKQ, from the coding sequence ATGAATTATAAAGATACTTTGATTTTGCCTGATACTAGCTTTCCAATGCGAGGAAATCTCCCTCAAAATGAGCCACAAACCTATGCAAAATGGCGTGATGAAAGGCTTTATAATCGCCTTAAAACTCGCTCCCTCCCCAATGCTAAAAGCTTTTGTCTACACGATGGTCCCCCTTATGCAAACGGACATTTACATATAGGACATGCTTTGAATAAGACTCTAAAAGATATTATTATCAAATATCGCTATTTTAAGGGAGAAAATATTCGCTATACGCCCGGGTGGGATTGCCACGGATTGCCTATCGAACAGCAGGTAGAGCAAAAAATCGGCAAGGCAAAAAAGGATAGCCTAGAGAAAACCAAGCTCCGCGCCCTCTGCCGCGAACACGCACAAAAATTTATCACCATTCAATCAAGTGAGTTTCAATCTTTAGGTATTTTAGGAGATTTTGAGAATCCTTATAAAACAATGGATTTTGCCTTTGAAGCGCAAATTTATCGCGCCCTTATCGCGCTTGTTAAAGAAGGGCTTTTGGCAGAGCGGTTTAAGCCTATTTATTGGAGCTGGGCGTGTGAGAGTGCGCTTGCTGATGCAGAGGTGGAATATCAAGATAAACAATCAGATTCTATATTTGTCGCCTTTGATTTAAACGATAAGGCATTAAAAAAGCTAGGTATCCCACAAGGGAAGCCCATTATTTGGACGACTACGCCTTGGACACTCCCTGCGAATGTCGCCCTTGCCTTTAATCCTACAGAATCTTATGTGCTTACTGATGATGGCTACATCGTGGAGGCAAACTTACATAGCGCGTTGGTAAAGCAGCTTGGCATTAGCGCAGGTATCACACACACTTTTGAGGCGAAAAAATTAGAGGGTTTAGAGGCGATAAATCCACTTAATAAACGAATCTCACTTATCATTTTGGGTGAACACGTAGGTGTAAGTGATGGCACAGGCATCGTGCATACTGCACCGGGACACGGCGAAGATGACTACTATGTGGGATTAAAATATAATTTGCAAGTGATTATGCCCGTTGATGATAAAGGAAATTTTAGCCCTTTGGTAGAATCTATGGGGCTTGTGCCAGAAGCATTTGTAAGCGAATTTGTGGGAAAACATATCTTTGATACACACGAGAGTATTTTTAAGATTCTAGGCAAGGCATTGCTTAAGAGAGATATAATTACACATAGCTATCCGCATTGTTGGCGCTCTCATAAACCTGTGATTTATCGCGCCACTACGCAATGGTTTATCTTGCTTGATAAGCCCTTTTTTGCCGGTAAAACCTTAAAAGAAGTCGCCCTAAGTGAACTAGAAAAGGTGAGATTCTATCCTGCTAATGGCAAAAACAGAATCTATTCAATGATTGAAAATCGCCCTGATTGGTGTATCTCTCGGCAGAGGGATTGGGGTGTGCCTATCGCCTTTTTGATTGATAAAGATACAAATACACCTTTACTTGATGATGCGGTGCTAGAGCATATCGCAAACATCTTTGAAAAAGCAGGTTGCGATGCGTGGTGGAGCTATGAGGTAGAGAAGCTTTTGCCCCCAAGCCATCAGCATTTAAGCAAAAAACTCACAAAGAGTAAACATATCCTTGATGTGTGGTTTGATAGCGGCAGCACGTGGAGTGCGGTGCTTGATAATGAATACAGAATCAAGGGCAATAACTATGACGCAGGGGCATATCCTGCAGATATGTATTTAGAGGGAAGCGATCAGCATAGAGGGTGGTTTCAAAGCTCACTTTTGCTCTCTTGTGCTATTGCTAAAAAAGCACCTTATAAAGAAGTGGTAACGCACGGCTTTACCTTTGACAGAAATGGTGAAAAAATGAGTAAAAGCAAAGGCAATGTGATTGCTCCAAATGAGATTATTAAGACACAAGGCAGTGAGATTCTAAGGCTGTGGGTGGCACTCAGCCATTATCAAAGCGACCAAAATATTAGCGATGAGATATTAAAGCAAGTGGGCGAACAATATCGCAAAATCCGCAATACGATACGATTTCTCCTTGCTAATGCAGCTATAAATCCGCAAGATATGGTAAGCAAAGATGAGCTAGGACAGATAGATAGATGGATTCTAAGTGAGTGCGATAGGGTGTTTGATGAGGCATATCACTACTTTGATGAATATGAGTTTGCTAAGGCATTAGGTGTAGTGATGAACTTCCTCACAAATGAGCTAAGCGGTATTTATTTGGATTTGTGCAAGGATATACTCTATTGTGATAGCGCAGATTCTATACGTCGCCGTGCCATACAGAGTGCTATGGTGATGATTTTGCGCTCTTTATTGCATTTTATCGCGCCTATACTTACCTATACAGCCGATGAAGCCTTTAATCACGCAAGCCACGCGGTAAAAGGAGCGCATAAAGATGTCTTTGATATGCTAAGAACTCCTTGCAAAGCGCATTATAATACGCAGGTTGATGTAGATTTTGCCTATTTATTGCGCGTGAGGGAAAAGTTTGGCGAAGTGTTAGATAGCCTTAAAAAGCAAAAGATTCTTAAATCCTCACTTGAAGTGCTGCTGCAAACTCCTAGCGATATAGCCCTGCTTGATAAATGGCTCATCATCTCTGGGGCAAAGAGCAAAGTGAGCGGTGGCGAGGCATTGGCAAGATTTGAGATTGAGGGGCAAGAGTTTGTGCTGTATAGGGCACAAAAAGACAAATGCGAGCGGTGCTGGCAATTTGTCGTTAGCGATTCTAGCCCATTGTGTGAGCGCTGTGCGGCTGTGGTAGAGAACATGAAGCAATGA